Proteins encoded in a region of the Novibacillus thermophilus genome:
- the purB gene encoding adenylosuccinate lyase has translation MIERYTRPEMGAIWTEENRYRAWLEVEILACEAWSKLGVIPAEDVKAIRHNAKINVGRIHEIEQETRHDVVAFTRAVAETLGPESKWVHYGLTSTDVVDTALSYLLKQANAILLNDLDHLIHVLKQKALEHKETIMMGRTHGVHAEPTTFGLKMALWYAEMQRNRERFVRAAETVRYGKISGAVGTYANIDPYVEQYVCERLGLEPSPISTQTLQRDRHAEYVATLALIATSLEKFAVEIRGLQKTELREVEEAFGKGQKGSSAMPHKRNPVGSENITGLSRVIRGHMMSAYENVPLWHERDISHSSVERVILPDATILLNYMLRRFAGIVEHLRVLPDNMQRNMERTYGLIFSQRVLLTLIDKGMKREAAYDLVQKRAMQAWEEATPFRELIESDEQIRSVLSPDDIEDCFDVRYHLKHVDTIFKRLGLTD, from the coding sequence ATGATTGAACGTTACACCCGCCCGGAAATGGGGGCGATTTGGACAGAGGAAAACCGCTACCGCGCCTGGCTGGAGGTGGAAATTCTCGCCTGTGAGGCGTGGTCCAAACTAGGTGTCATCCCTGCAGAAGACGTAAAAGCTATCCGCCACAATGCTAAAATCAACGTCGGGCGCATTCACGAAATCGAGCAGGAGACGCGCCACGACGTCGTCGCCTTTACCCGGGCCGTCGCAGAAACGCTCGGACCGGAATCGAAATGGGTGCATTACGGTCTCACATCGACAGACGTCGTCGACACGGCGTTGTCGTATTTGCTTAAACAGGCCAACGCCATTCTGCTCAACGACTTAGACCACTTGATACACGTGTTAAAACAGAAAGCGCTGGAACATAAAGAGACGATTATGATGGGACGCACTCACGGCGTCCACGCCGAACCGACGACGTTCGGTTTGAAAATGGCGCTGTGGTACGCCGAAATGCAGCGGAACCGGGAGCGGTTCGTCCGGGCGGCGGAAACTGTGCGCTACGGGAAAATTTCTGGTGCCGTCGGGACGTACGCTAACATCGACCCATACGTGGAACAGTACGTCTGCGAAAGGCTGGGGCTCGAGCCATCTCCTATCTCCACCCAGACGCTGCAGCGGGACCGTCACGCCGAGTATGTGGCGACCCTTGCCTTGATTGCCACATCACTGGAGAAGTTCGCCGTCGAAATACGCGGGCTGCAAAAAACAGAACTGCGCGAAGTAGAAGAAGCGTTCGGCAAGGGGCAAAAAGGCTCTTCGGCGATGCCGCACAAGCGCAACCCGGTCGGGTCGGAAAACATCACCGGACTGTCCCGCGTCATCCGGGGCCACATGATGTCGGCTTACGAGAACGTGCCTCTGTGGCACGAGCGGGACATTTCCCATTCGTCCGTGGAGCGCGTCATCTTGCCCGACGCGACCATCTTGCTCAACTACATGCTGCGGCGCTTCGCCGGCATCGTGGAGCATCTGCGCGTCCTCCCGGACAATATGCAGCGCAACATGGAGCGGACGTACGGGTTGATTTTTTCGCAGCGCGTGTTGTTGACCCTGATCGATAAAGGGATGAAACGGGAGGCAGCTTACGACCTGGTGCAAAAGCGAGCGATGCAAGCGTGGGAAGAAGCGACCCCGTTTCGCGAGCTGATTGAAAGCGACGAACAGATTCGGAGTGTTCTCAGTCCTGATGACATTGAGGATTGCTTTGATGTCCGGTACCATTTGAAACACGTCGATACGATATTTAAACGGCTGGGCTTGACAGACTGA
- the purC gene encoding phosphoribosylaminoimidazolesuccinocarboxamide synthase → MEKGQLLYEGKAKKIYATDDEHVVWVEYKDDATAFDGKKKGRIGGKGELNNRISGIFFNYLAEKGISTHYVKEISPTEQLVHRVTILPIEVVVRNIAAGSLAKRLGMEEGTALSHAVVETYYKDDALGDPLINDSHISVLELATPEQVRQMKEMALDVNEHLKQYLRARNVLLVDFKLEFGVTSSGELLLADEISPDTCRFWDADTKEKLDKDRFRRDMGNVREAYEEMLRRLGGPARV, encoded by the coding sequence ATGGAGAAAGGTCAGTTGTTGTACGAAGGAAAGGCCAAAAAAATTTACGCCACTGATGATGAGCACGTCGTCTGGGTGGAGTACAAAGACGACGCCACGGCCTTTGACGGGAAGAAGAAAGGGCGGATCGGCGGGAAAGGCGAGTTGAACAACCGCATTAGCGGCATTTTCTTCAACTATTTAGCGGAAAAGGGTATTTCGACTCACTATGTGAAGGAGATCTCGCCTACCGAACAGTTGGTCCATCGCGTCACTATTCTCCCTATCGAGGTCGTCGTGCGCAATATCGCGGCCGGTTCCCTCGCCAAGCGGCTGGGGATGGAGGAAGGGACAGCGTTAAGCCACGCCGTCGTGGAGACGTATTACAAAGACGACGCTCTTGGCGATCCCCTCATCAACGATTCACACATTTCCGTGCTGGAGTTGGCGACGCCGGAACAAGTCCGCCAAATGAAAGAGATGGCTTTAGACGTGAACGAACACCTGAAGCAGTATTTACGAGCGCGGAACGTCCTCCTCGTCGACTTTAAACTGGAGTTCGGTGTCACGTCATCCGGTGAACTCCTCCTTGCCGATGAGATTTCTCCCGACACGTGCCGCTTTTGGGATGCGGACACGAAAGAAAAACTGGACAAAGACCGTTTCCGCCGGGACATGGGCAATGTGAGGGAAGCGTACGAGGAGATGTTGAGGCGGTTAGGAGGGCCAGCCCGTGTTTAA
- the purS gene encoding phosphoribosylformylglycinamidine synthase subunit PurS, with protein MFKASVRVTLRQSVHDPQGNAVKRSLHALGFDGVKDVRVGKLLELEVDVPNRAQAEEQVVAMCERLLANPVIETYTVSVEEADA; from the coding sequence GTGTTTAAGGCTTCTGTTCGTGTCACGTTGAGGCAAAGCGTCCACGACCCCCAGGGAAACGCTGTCAAGCGTTCTTTGCACGCCTTGGGGTTTGACGGAGTAAAGGATGTCCGCGTCGGCAAACTGTTGGAACTAGAAGTGGATGTCCCCAACCGCGCGCAAGCGGAGGAACAGGTGGTCGCCATGTGTGAAAGGCTGCTGGCCAACCCGGTCATTGAAACGTACACCGTTTCGGTAGAGGAGGCGGACGCATGA
- the purQ gene encoding phosphoribosylformylglycinamidine synthase subunit PurQ — protein MKLAVPVFPGSNCDIDCVRAVEDSFPADVTHVWHTETNLDAYDAIIIPGGFSYGDYLRPGAMARFSPISPSIYKAAESGKLVIGICNGFQVLLEMGLLPGAMRRNDHLQFRCETVPLKVENGKTPFTLDYEPGEIIRLPIAHGEGNYYCDEATYARLKEESRIVFTYVGSNPNGSVGNIAGIVNEGWNVFGLMPHPERAVHVWMGSEDGRRVWTSMYRYWREKICA, from the coding sequence ATGAAATTGGCGGTTCCGGTTTTTCCCGGTTCAAACTGTGACATCGACTGTGTCCGCGCGGTAGAAGACAGTTTCCCGGCAGACGTGACACACGTTTGGCACACCGAAACGAATTTAGACGCTTACGACGCCATCATTATCCCAGGGGGATTTTCTTACGGCGATTACTTGCGGCCGGGTGCGATGGCCCGCTTTTCTCCCATTTCGCCGTCCATTTACAAGGCAGCCGAAAGCGGTAAGCTCGTCATCGGCATTTGCAACGGATTTCAAGTGTTGTTAGAGATGGGACTGCTCCCGGGAGCGATGCGCCGCAACGACCATCTTCAATTCCGTTGCGAAACAGTGCCATTGAAAGTGGAGAACGGGAAGACACCGTTTACGCTGGATTACGAGCCGGGAGAAATCATCCGCCTCCCGATCGCCCACGGTGAAGGTAACTACTACTGCGATGAGGCCACGTATGCCCGGTTGAAAGAGGAAAGCCGCATCGTCTTCACGTATGTCGGGAGCAATCCGAACGGCTCAGTGGGAAACATTGCCGGCATCGTCAACGAAGGGTGGAATGTGTTTGGATTGATGCCTCACCCGGAGCGGGCTGTCCACGTGTGGATGGGATCAGAAGACGGACGGAGAGTGTGGACGTCGATGTACCGGTATTGGAGGGAGAAAATCTGTGCCTAA
- the purL gene encoding phosphoribosylformylglycinamidine synthase subunit PurL, with amino-acid sequence MPKREPSAAEIADQKLYREMGLSDEEYARICEDLGRRPNYVETGIYSVMWSEHCSYKNSKPLLRLLPTEGPRVIQGPGEGAGVVDIGDGQAVVFKIESHNHPSAIEPYQGAATGVGGIIRDVFSMGARPAALLNSLRFGSLSDRRVRYLFEQVVKGIAGYGNCIGIPTVGGEVVFDDAYRGNPLVNAMCVGVTEHEHIQKGVAEGIGNAVIYVGASTGRDGIHGATFASEALDEDAEGRRPAVQVGDPFTEKLLLEGCLELIEKGLIVGIQDMGAAGLTSSSVEMACKAGNGVELNLDLVPQRETGMTPYEMMLSESQERMLLVVEKGREDEVRAVLDKWELNMAVIGRVTGNGRLRLYHKGKEVCDVPVHTLVDGAPVYVRQGSVPAYYKENRDVNVNRTLETDNWEMALKQLLQSPTIASKRWVYRQYDYMVQANTAVQPGSDAAVIRLRGTGKALAMTTDGNGRYVYLDPRVGGAIAVAEAARNVVCAGAEPLALTNCLNFGSPEHPEIYWQLEESINGMRDACLALQTPVIGGNVSLYNETEGKAIFPTPIVGMVGLVHDVSHTTQQAFRRPGDAVLLLGETFAELGGSEWQHIREGKPSGRPPQIDLEKERRVQQVTLRAIQRHLVRSAHDLAEGGLAVALSEACIGNGLGADISLESSLSVTECLFSESQSRILLSVDGHKVDEVIALCAEWDVPVARIGTVTERGKPLTITVNGQTAVTEDVRTLTDVWEGAIPCQMNRSLTS; translated from the coding sequence GTGCCTAAGCGCGAACCGTCTGCAGCAGAGATCGCCGACCAAAAACTGTATCGGGAGATGGGGTTGTCAGATGAGGAGTACGCACGCATTTGTGAAGATTTAGGGCGCAGGCCCAATTACGTGGAAACCGGGATTTACAGTGTAATGTGGTCGGAACACTGCAGTTACAAAAATTCAAAGCCGCTGTTGCGCCTTTTGCCGACGGAAGGTCCACGGGTGATACAAGGTCCGGGCGAAGGAGCCGGTGTTGTGGACATTGGTGATGGGCAAGCGGTTGTGTTCAAAATCGAAAGTCACAATCACCCGTCAGCTATTGAACCTTACCAGGGGGCGGCCACTGGTGTAGGCGGCATTATCCGCGATGTCTTCTCCATGGGGGCAAGACCGGCCGCCTTGCTCAATTCGCTCCGCTTTGGCTCTCTCAGCGACCGCCGCGTCCGCTACTTATTTGAGCAGGTCGTTAAGGGAATTGCCGGTTACGGAAACTGCATCGGCATTCCAACCGTCGGCGGTGAAGTTGTGTTCGACGATGCTTATCGCGGAAATCCCCTCGTCAACGCCATGTGTGTGGGCGTGACGGAGCACGAGCACATTCAAAAGGGAGTGGCGGAAGGGATCGGTAACGCCGTCATTTACGTCGGGGCGAGCACAGGCCGCGACGGCATTCACGGGGCGACCTTCGCCTCTGAAGCGTTGGACGAGGATGCGGAAGGGAGACGCCCTGCCGTACAAGTCGGGGACCCGTTTACAGAAAAATTACTCCTCGAAGGCTGTCTTGAACTGATTGAGAAGGGATTGATCGTCGGCATTCAAGATATGGGTGCGGCAGGCCTTACAAGTTCCAGTGTGGAGATGGCCTGTAAAGCGGGAAACGGGGTGGAGCTTAACTTAGACCTTGTGCCACAGCGTGAGACAGGCATGACCCCCTATGAAATGATGCTGTCTGAATCGCAGGAACGGATGCTCCTCGTCGTGGAGAAAGGGCGAGAAGACGAAGTGCGTGCCGTGTTGGACAAATGGGAGCTCAACATGGCGGTCATTGGCCGCGTGACGGGTAACGGGCGGTTGCGCTTGTACCACAAAGGAAAAGAAGTGTGTGATGTCCCCGTGCATACGCTGGTGGACGGGGCACCGGTTTACGTCCGTCAAGGTTCAGTTCCTGCGTATTACAAGGAAAACAGAGACGTCAACGTTAACCGAACGCTGGAAACGGACAACTGGGAAATGGCTCTGAAACAGCTGTTGCAGTCGCCGACCATTGCCAGTAAGCGCTGGGTGTACCGGCAGTACGATTACATGGTGCAGGCGAATACGGCAGTGCAGCCGGGTTCGGATGCAGCGGTCATCCGCCTGCGAGGCACGGGCAAGGCGCTGGCGATGACGACGGACGGTAACGGGCGGTATGTCTACCTCGACCCCCGGGTTGGCGGAGCCATCGCTGTCGCGGAAGCGGCGCGCAATGTCGTGTGCGCTGGCGCCGAACCTTTGGCACTCACAAACTGCCTGAATTTCGGCAGTCCGGAACATCCGGAAATATACTGGCAGCTGGAAGAAAGTATCAACGGGATGCGGGACGCGTGCCTAGCACTGCAGACACCGGTTATTGGCGGCAATGTGAGTCTGTACAATGAAACGGAAGGAAAGGCTATTTTCCCGACCCCTATTGTCGGTATGGTCGGTTTGGTTCACGATGTGTCACACACGACACAACAGGCTTTCCGCCGTCCCGGGGACGCGGTATTGCTTCTCGGGGAGACGTTTGCCGAACTAGGCGGCAGCGAATGGCAGCACATTCGGGAAGGGAAACCTTCCGGGCGCCCGCCGCAGATCGACTTGGAGAAAGAGAGGCGTGTTCAACAAGTGACGTTGCGCGCCATTCAGCGCCATCTCGTCCGTTCGGCTCACGATTTGGCAGAAGGCGGATTAGCCGTGGCTCTCAGTGAAGCGTGTATCGGAAACGGTTTGGGTGCCGACATCTCTCTCGAATCGTCGCTGTCAGTTACGGAGTGTCTCTTTAGTGAAAGCCAGTCCCGCATCTTGTTGAGTGTCGATGGCCACAAAGTGGATGAGGTGATCGCCTTGTGTGCAGAATGGGACGTACCCGTCGCGCGTATCGGAACAGTAACGGAACGCGGCAAGCCGCTCACGATAACAGTGAACGGTCAGACGGCAGTGACGGAAGATGTGCGTACTCTCACCGATGTGTGGGAAGGAGCGATCCCGTGTCAGATGAATCGGTCTTTGACGAGTTAA
- the purF gene encoding amidophosphoribosyltransferase, with protein sequence MSDESVFDELNEECGVFGVFGHPDAVNLTYYGLHALQHRGQESAGIVSSEGGTFTSHRGMGLVTEVFNRATLEKLSGDTAIGHVRYSTTGESLLSNAQPLVFKYREGDIALATNGNLVNAMPIKHQLERMGSIFQTTSDTEVIAHLIARSGYSDLREAVKEALRMVKGAYAFLIMTNDQLIAALDPHGIRPLVMGRLGDSYVFASESCAFDAIGAEYEREVEPGEMIVIDRDGIQTDSITGQTRRAVCSFEYIYFARPDSDVGGLNVHAVRKRLGKQLFEEAPADADVVTGVPDSSISAAIGYAEAAGFPYELGLIKNRYIGRTFIQPNQQLREQGVKMKLSAVRRVVEGKRVVMIDDSIVRGTTSRRIVRLLREAGAAEVHVRISSPPVKNPCFYGIDTADRNGLIAASHSVEEIREAIQADSLAFLSISGLLKAIGQGGGGPHHGMCLACFDGVYPTEIYEDALVKQG encoded by the coding sequence GTGTCAGATGAATCGGTCTTTGACGAGTTAAACGAAGAGTGCGGCGTTTTCGGGGTGTTTGGTCATCCGGACGCCGTCAATTTGACGTATTACGGACTGCATGCCCTGCAGCACCGTGGCCAGGAAAGTGCCGGTATTGTCAGTTCCGAGGGCGGGACGTTTACGTCGCACCGCGGTATGGGCTTGGTGACAGAAGTGTTTAACAGAGCAACATTGGAAAAGCTGTCCGGCGACACTGCCATTGGCCACGTGCGTTATTCGACGACGGGTGAGAGTTTGCTGTCGAACGCCCAACCGCTGGTGTTCAAATACCGGGAAGGCGATATCGCCCTGGCCACGAACGGGAATTTAGTCAACGCCATGCCGATCAAACACCAACTGGAACGAATGGGCTCCATTTTTCAAACGACGAGTGACACGGAAGTGATCGCCCACTTAATCGCCCGTTCCGGTTACAGCGACTTGCGTGAAGCGGTGAAAGAAGCGTTGCGCATGGTGAAAGGCGCGTACGCTTTCCTCATCATGACGAACGACCAATTGATCGCGGCCCTCGATCCCCACGGCATTCGCCCCCTTGTCATGGGCAGGTTAGGTGACAGTTACGTATTCGCTTCCGAGTCGTGTGCCTTTGACGCCATTGGAGCCGAGTACGAACGGGAAGTGGAACCGGGGGAAATGATTGTCATCGATCGAGATGGAATTCAGACGGACAGCATAACGGGTCAGACTCGGCGGGCTGTCTGCTCGTTCGAGTACATTTACTTTGCCCGTCCGGACAGTGACGTTGGCGGACTGAATGTGCACGCCGTCCGCAAGCGCCTCGGCAAGCAACTGTTCGAAGAAGCGCCAGCGGATGCCGATGTGGTGACTGGTGTCCCGGACTCGAGCATTTCCGCTGCCATCGGTTATGCAGAGGCGGCCGGGTTTCCGTACGAGCTCGGCTTGATAAAGAACCGCTACATCGGAAGGACGTTTATCCAGCCGAACCAGCAGCTGCGGGAACAAGGGGTGAAGATGAAACTGAGTGCCGTTAGACGAGTGGTGGAAGGAAAACGGGTGGTGATGATTGACGACTCGATCGTCCGGGGCACGACGAGCCGACGCATAGTACGCTTGCTGCGGGAGGCGGGAGCGGCGGAAGTTCACGTGCGCATCAGTTCCCCGCCTGTCAAAAACCCTTGTTTTTACGGCATCGACACGGCCGATCGCAATGGACTCATTGCCGCGAGCCACTCGGTGGAGGAGATTCGTGAAGCGATTCAAGCGGACAGTCTCGCCTTTTTGTCCATCTCCGGTTTACTGAAAGCCATCGGGCAAGGGGGAGGCGGGCCACATCACGGCATGTGCCTGGCCTGTTTCGACGGCGTCTACCCGACAGAGATTTACGAAGATGCGCTTGTGAAACAGGGGTAA
- the purN gene encoding phosphoribosylglycinamide formyltransferase has protein sequence MTIAVFASGSGTNFERLVQVSREERWLVPIVVLICDQPGAHVLKRADRLGVPSYVFSPKAFETKAAYEQAVYDVLRRHDVTWIVLAGYMRLVGPTLLDAYPNRIVNIHPSLLPAFPGKNAVGQALAHGVKVTGVTVHFVDEGMDTGSIIAQRAVDVSETEDEHSLTAKIQAVEHELYPHIVRQLTEEETTKSDIVERAVT, from the coding sequence GTGACGATTGCCGTATTTGCTTCCGGGAGCGGGACGAACTTTGAACGTCTCGTACAAGTCAGCCGGGAGGAACGGTGGCTCGTTCCGATTGTCGTACTCATATGCGACCAACCCGGTGCACACGTACTAAAACGAGCCGACCGTCTCGGTGTCCCGTCTTATGTCTTTTCACCTAAGGCGTTTGAAACAAAAGCCGCTTACGAACAGGCTGTCTACGATGTGTTGCGCCGACACGACGTGACGTGGATCGTCTTAGCCGGCTACATGCGCCTCGTCGGTCCGACGTTGTTGGACGCTTATCCAAATCGTATCGTCAACATACACCCCTCCCTTTTACCTGCGTTTCCGGGCAAAAATGCCGTTGGACAGGCACTGGCCCACGGCGTAAAAGTGACCGGTGTGACGGTGCACTTTGTCGATGAAGGGATGGACACCGGGTCGATTATTGCTCAGCGGGCAGTGGACGTGAGCGAGACAGAAGATGAACACTCTTTGACAGCGAAAATACAGGCAGTCGAGCACGAGCTCTACCCGCATATCGTGCGTCAATTGACGGAAGAAGAGACAACGAAGTCGGATATAGTAGAAAGGGCGGTAACATGA
- the purD gene encoding phosphoribosylamine--glycine ligase — MRVLVVGGGGREHALCWKLKQSPRVEEIFCAPGNGGIADIATCVDIDADDFAALAQLVEKEGIGYTVVGPEQPLIDGIVDDFRDRGLAIFGPNRKAAQVEGSKSFAKDLMAKYDIPTAAYRTFSDFTSARKYVHEVGAPIVIKADGLAAGKGVTVAKTLEEAEAALERVMKNRVFGGAGGEVVIEECLSGEELSLMAFVSGRTVLPMVVAQDHKPAYDGDNGPNTGGMGAYSPVPQIGSDVVQQAVRDILQPMADAMAAEGLDYRGVLYAGLMVTAEGPKVIEFNARFGDPETQVVLPRLRSDLLEVLSATSEGRLDRVELEWEEQSALCVVLASGGYPGSYEKGFPISGLSPDIEADVKVFHAGTRTRRGQFVTDGGRVLGVTALGTDLVEAREKAYAAVDGIHFSGRHYRRDIGHKAIVMQHL, encoded by the coding sequence ATGCGTGTGTTAGTTGTAGGAGGAGGCGGGCGAGAACACGCCCTCTGCTGGAAATTGAAGCAAAGCCCGCGAGTGGAGGAGATTTTTTGTGCACCTGGTAACGGGGGCATTGCAGACATCGCCACTTGCGTCGACATCGACGCGGACGACTTTGCCGCCTTGGCCCAACTTGTGGAAAAAGAAGGCATCGGCTACACGGTCGTCGGTCCGGAACAGCCCCTCATCGACGGCATCGTGGACGACTTTCGCGACCGGGGACTGGCGATATTCGGACCAAACCGAAAAGCGGCACAAGTGGAGGGCAGCAAATCGTTTGCGAAAGATTTAATGGCTAAGTACGACATCCCGACTGCCGCTTACCGCACCTTTTCCGACTTTACGTCGGCACGCAAATACGTGCACGAAGTCGGTGCCCCCATCGTCATAAAAGCGGACGGACTGGCAGCGGGAAAAGGCGTGACCGTTGCCAAGACGTTAGAGGAGGCGGAAGCGGCACTCGAACGCGTCATGAAAAACCGGGTGTTCGGGGGAGCGGGAGGTGAGGTCGTCATTGAGGAGTGCTTGAGCGGTGAAGAACTGTCGCTGATGGCGTTTGTCTCCGGTCGCACCGTACTGCCTATGGTCGTGGCACAAGACCACAAGCCCGCGTACGACGGAGACAACGGGCCGAACACCGGCGGAATGGGAGCGTATTCCCCGGTGCCGCAGATCGGTTCTGACGTCGTGCAACAGGCGGTACGGGACATTTTGCAGCCGATGGCGGACGCCATGGCAGCGGAAGGTCTCGACTACCGCGGCGTGTTGTACGCCGGATTAATGGTGACGGCGGAAGGACCGAAAGTGATTGAGTTTAACGCCCGGTTCGGCGATCCGGAGACGCAAGTCGTACTGCCGCGTTTGAGGAGCGACTTGCTGGAAGTTTTGAGCGCGACGAGCGAAGGGAGACTGGACCGAGTCGAATTGGAATGGGAGGAACAGTCCGCCTTGTGTGTCGTTCTGGCTTCGGGGGGGTATCCCGGTTCGTACGAGAAAGGTTTTCCGATCAGCGGGCTTTCACCAGACATTGAAGCGGACGTCAAGGTGTTTCACGCCGGCACGCGGACGAGGAGAGGACAATTTGTCACGGATGGCGGGCGGGTGCTAGGCGTCACAGCTCTCGGCACCGATCTGGTGGAAGCCCGCGAAAAAGCTTACGCCGCCGTCGATGGCATCCACTTTTCCGGACGGCATTACCGCCGCGATATTGGTCACAAGGCAATCGTAATGCAGCATCTATAA
- a CDS encoding YgaP family membrane protein → MQKNVGTMDAIMRITCGLAGLAWATSRMVKYPRRGLPVGMAMLCALRVAEGVTRFCPILHLRGKNTLDKGTGNDVGTKLRPVDTSPERT, encoded by the coding sequence TTGCAGAAAAACGTTGGAACGATGGATGCCATCATGCGAATCACGTGCGGACTCGCTGGATTAGCCTGGGCCACGTCCCGTATGGTCAAGTATCCGAGAAGGGGACTCCCCGTGGGCATGGCGATGTTGTGCGCCTTGCGTGTAGCGGAAGGCGTGACTCGTTTCTGTCCGATTCTCCACTTAAGGGGGAAAAACACTTTGGATAAGGGGACAGGAAACGACGTTGGAACGAAACTTCGACCCGTGGACACAAGTCCGGAAAGGACATGA
- a CDS encoding DUF3048 domain-containing protein, translated as MKRFVVLWVTIGLLASGCNSDEQPTKNVSDPQAVEDGADSEGRTMPLTGLTADGDISHPVVMVMVNNHPKARPQTGLDRADIVFEVLAEGEITRFAAFYHSETEGTVGPVRSVRPYYLDLAEGLNAVVAHAGGSPAAKERYSQSGFPSLDGIAEDGKYFTREDFRQAPHNLYTSVEQLLQGASEQGFADRGPLPQLTFSAAEDVGGGATANDIDIVYGPLYAVRYTYDTAAGHYTRWTQGEMHVDLETEQPLTMHNVLAIKASHRVLDEQGRREVGLTGSGEGWLFQKGTVREIQWKYVDGFPRPYADGQELPLVPGKTWVNVVPEDADVRYGDEEE; from the coding sequence ATGAAGCGATTTGTCGTATTGTGGGTCACGATCGGCTTGCTAGCTTCCGGATGCAATTCCGATGAGCAGCCAACGAAAAACGTAAGCGACCCCCAAGCTGTGGAAGATGGGGCGGACAGCGAGGGGCGTACCATGCCGTTGACTGGTTTGACGGCAGATGGGGACATTTCCCATCCAGTTGTGATGGTGATGGTCAACAACCACCCGAAGGCTCGCCCCCAAACGGGCTTAGACCGGGCCGACATCGTGTTTGAAGTGCTGGCGGAAGGGGAAATTACCCGCTTTGCCGCCTTTTACCACTCCGAGACTGAAGGAACCGTCGGCCCGGTGCGCAGCGTGCGGCCGTATTACTTAGATTTGGCGGAGGGGTTGAACGCCGTCGTCGCCCATGCCGGCGGGAGTCCGGCGGCAAAGGAACGCTACAGCCAGTCCGGGTTTCCGAGTTTGGACGGCATAGCGGAAGACGGCAAGTACTTTACGCGGGAAGATTTTCGCCAAGCGCCGCACAACCTGTACACGAGTGTGGAACAGCTGTTACAAGGTGCATCTGAACAGGGGTTTGCGGACAGGGGTCCGCTCCCACAACTGACGTTTTCAGCAGCGGAAGACGTGGGCGGGGGTGCGACGGCAAATGACATTGACATCGTGTACGGTCCCCTTTACGCAGTTCGCTATACGTACGATACGGCTGCAGGTCATTACACCCGGTGGACGCAAGGGGAAATGCACGTCGACTTGGAAACGGAACAACCGCTAACGATGCACAACGTCCTCGCCATTAAAGCGTCCCACCGCGTATTGGACGAGCAGGGACGGCGTGAAGTCGGTTTGACTGGGAGCGGCGAGGGTTGGTTGTTTCAAAAGGGGACCGTCCGGGAAATACAGTGGAAGTACGTGGACGGATTTCCCCGTCCGTATGCAGATGGACAGGAACTGCCACTCGTCCCCGGCAAGACGTGGGTCAACGTCGTCCCCGAAGACGCTGATGTTCGCTATGGAGACGAGGAGGAATAA
- a CDS encoding YerC/YecD family TrpR-related protein has protein sequence MPLEKWKDREIDQLFAAVLELKTMDDCYKFFDDLCTVNEIKSMAQRLEVARLLRLGYTYSKIEAETGASTATISRVKRCLKYGTDGYVLALDRLKQKGTVEGNEAKQRDESAP, from the coding sequence ATGCCATTGGAAAAATGGAAAGACCGCGAGATTGACCAACTGTTTGCTGCCGTTTTGGAACTGAAGACCATGGACGACTGCTATAAATTTTTTGACGATTTGTGCACGGTCAACGAAATCAAATCAATGGCACAAAGGCTAGAAGTGGCCCGGTTGTTGAGGTTAGGGTACACGTACAGCAAAATTGAAGCAGAAACAGGAGCGAGTACGGCTACGATTTCCCGCGTGAAGCGCTGTTTGAAATACGGCACGGACGGATACGTCTTGGCTCTCGACCGGCTGAAGCAAAAGGGGACAGTAGAGGGCAACGAGGCGAAACAGAGGGACGAGTCAGCGCCTTGA